A section of the Gloeobacter violaceus PCC 7421 genome encodes:
- the trpB gene encoding tryptophan synthase subunit beta, whose protein sequence is MSFTIQTVTFTAPQPLGALPDSRGRFGRFGGQYVPETLMSALAQLEAAFNQYRHDPQFLAEFAGHLRDFVGRPTPLYFAERLTAHWGGGRIFLKREDLNHTGAHKINNALGQALLALRMGKRRIIAETGAGQHGVATATVCARFGLECIIYMGVHDIERQKLNVYRMKLLGAEVRPVAAGTGTLKDATSEAIRDWVTHVETTHYILGSAAGPHPYPLMVREFQAVIGRETRVQCLERLGRLPDVLIACVGGGSNAIGLFHDFLDERAVRLVGIEAAGEGIETGKHAATLTAGRAGVLHGAMSYVLQDEQGQVQEAHSLSAGLDYPGVGPEHSYLKDIGRAEYYSVTDSEALAALSLVCSTEGIIPALETAHAFAYLGILASQLHSEQIVVLNCSGRGDKDMGTVARAMGWGKEE, encoded by the coding sequence GTGTCCTTTACAATACAGACCGTGACTTTTACTGCCCCTCAACCCCTGGGCGCCCTGCCGGACAGTCGGGGCCGCTTCGGCCGCTTCGGCGGCCAGTATGTCCCCGAGACGCTCATGAGCGCCCTGGCGCAACTGGAAGCCGCGTTCAATCAGTATAGGCACGATCCGCAATTTCTCGCCGAGTTCGCGGGCCATCTGCGCGACTTTGTCGGCCGGCCGACGCCGCTGTATTTTGCCGAGCGCCTCACCGCCCACTGGGGCGGGGGGCGCATTTTTCTCAAGCGCGAAGATCTCAACCACACCGGCGCCCACAAGATCAACAATGCCCTCGGACAGGCACTGTTGGCGTTGCGCATGGGCAAGCGCCGGATCATCGCCGAGACCGGCGCCGGTCAGCATGGGGTGGCGACGGCCACGGTCTGTGCCCGCTTTGGCCTGGAGTGCATTATCTATATGGGTGTGCACGACATCGAGCGCCAAAAGCTCAACGTCTACCGCATGAAGCTGTTGGGAGCCGAGGTGCGTCCGGTGGCCGCGGGCACGGGCACCCTCAAAGACGCCACCTCCGAGGCGATCCGCGACTGGGTCACCCACGTCGAAACCACCCACTACATCCTGGGTTCCGCCGCCGGTCCCCATCCGTACCCTTTGATGGTGCGCGAATTCCAGGCGGTGATTGGCCGCGAGACCCGCGTCCAGTGCCTGGAGCGCCTTGGCCGTCTGCCCGATGTGCTGATTGCCTGCGTAGGCGGCGGCTCCAACGCCATCGGGCTATTTCACGATTTTTTGGATGAACGGGCGGTGCGCCTGGTGGGCATCGAGGCGGCGGGCGAAGGGATCGAGACCGGCAAACACGCCGCCACCCTCACCGCCGGCCGGGCGGGGGTCCTGCACGGGGCGATGAGCTATGTGCTTCAAGACGAGCAGGGCCAGGTGCAAGAAGCCCATTCCCTCAGTGCCGGGCTCGATTACCCGGGCGTCGGCCCCGAGCACAGCTATCTCAAAGACATCGGCCGCGCCGAGTACTACAGCGTCACCGACAGCGAAGCGCTCGCGGCCCTCTCCCTGGTGTGCTCCACCGAGGGAATCATCCCTGCCCTGGAGACGGCCCATGCCTTTGCTTACCTGGGTATCCTCGCCTCCCAACTGCATTCGGAGCAAATCGTCGTGCTCAACTGCTCGGGGCGCGGCGACAAGGACATGGGCACCGTCGCCCGTGCCATGGGCTGGGGCAAGGAGGAGTAA